A genomic region of Egicoccus sp. AB-alg2 contains the following coding sequences:
- the rpsG gene encoding 30S ribosomal protein S7 yields the protein MPRKGSPGRRKLTPDPKYGSVLVTQLINRVMRDGKRSVAERIVYDALANIGNRTQGGDPISVLKRAIENVKPQLEVKSRRVGGATYQVPIEVRPARSTTLALRWVVGYARIRREHSMSERLAGELLDASNGIGAAVKRREDTHKMAEANRAFAHYRW from the coding sequence ATGCCGCGCAAGGGTTCCCCCGGGCGTCGCAAGCTCACGCCGGACCCCAAGTACGGGTCCGTCCTGGTCACCCAGCTGATCAACCGCGTGATGCGCGACGGCAAGCGCTCGGTCGCCGAGCGCATCGTCTACGACGCGCTCGCGAACATCGGCAACCGCACCCAGGGCGGCGACCCGATCTCCGTGCTCAAGCGGGCGATCGAGAACGTCAAGCCCCAGCTCGAGGTCAAGTCCCGCCGCGTCGGTGGCGCCACCTACCAGGTGCCGATCGAGGTGCGTCCCGCCCGTTCCACGACGCTGGCCCTGCGCTGGGTCGTCGGCTACGCCCGCATCCGCCGCGAGCACTCGATGTCCGAGCGCCTCGCGGGCGAACTCCTCGACGCCTCCAACGGGATCGGCGCGGCCGTGAAGCGGCGCGAGGACACCCACAAGATGGCCGAGGCCAACCGCGCCTTCGCCCACTACCGGTGGTGA